In Acidimicrobiia bacterium, one genomic interval encodes:
- a CDS encoding carboxyl transferase domain-containing protein, translating to MTILLSLRKQVPGSINVGVHELNGRRVVLVESHSDTKRGALLPADGESIAAAAKTARDLHMPLVLILASSGADIEEGIAALTGWGVAAKEVAATSGIVPILAAAVGPAVSGPALLLGLADHVVMTEDAYAFLSGPAMVRQFTGVPIATHALGGANAHARSSGVASAIATDRDEALGIIGDVLAYLPNHADELPPRWQTSDTAERSTEAAGELLPTTPTGSYDVRDVIGEIVDENEFLELRSAWATNLVTGLATLDGHPVGIIANQPSALAGTLDIPASQKGARFVSFCDAFNLPLITLVDTPGFYPGKDLEWRGMIRHGAQLAFAYARATVPRLAVVMRKSYGGAYIVMDSKHMGNDLMLAWPSAEIAVMGAKQASEVLHRRETPERRAELEREYEERLLNPYVAAERGSIDAVIEPRETRTELIYALEALNTKRELLVGRPHDNTPL from the coding sequence GTGACCATATTGTTGTCTTTACGCAAGCAGGTTCCTGGCAGCATCAACGTTGGCGTTCATGAGCTAAACGGACGGCGAGTGGTCTTGGTGGAATCACACTCCGACACCAAACGTGGAGCGCTCCTACCTGCCGATGGCGAATCAATCGCAGCAGCGGCCAAGACCGCACGCGATTTACATATGCCCCTGGTACTTATTTTGGCTTCTAGCGGTGCCGATATTGAAGAAGGCATTGCGGCATTAACGGGTTGGGGGGTGGCCGCCAAAGAGGTTGCCGCCACCTCAGGAATCGTGCCAATTCTGGCAGCTGCGGTGGGGCCAGCAGTTAGTGGACCTGCGTTACTGCTTGGTCTTGCCGACCACGTCGTAATGACCGAAGACGCCTACGCTTTCCTCAGTGGGCCCGCCATGGTGCGCCAATTCACTGGAGTGCCCATTGCTACCCATGCTCTCGGTGGGGCCAATGCACATGCTCGATCAAGCGGCGTGGCCTCGGCTATCGCCACCGACCGCGACGAGGCCCTAGGCATCATCGGCGACGTCCTCGCCTACTTGCCGAATCACGCCGATGAACTACCACCGCGTTGGCAAACCAGCGATACCGCCGAACGCAGTACCGAAGCCGCAGGCGAACTGCTACCCACCACTCCCACTGGTAGTTACGACGTTCGCGACGTCATTGGTGAAATCGTTGACGAAAACGAATTCTTAGAGCTGCGGTCAGCCTGGGCCACAAATCTGGTCACCGGCCTCGCTACCCTCGATGGTCACCCGGTGGGTATCATCGCCAACCAGCCCAGTGCTCTCGCTGGCACTCTCGATATTCCCGCCTCCCAAAAAGGTGCCCGGTTCGTTTCATTCTGCGACGCCTTCAACTTGCCGTTAATTACCTTGGTTGACACGCCGGGCTTCTATCCAGGCAAAGATCTTGAATGGCGAGGCATGATTCGCCACGGAGCTCAGCTGGCGTTCGCCTATGCCCGCGCCACCGTCCCACGTTTAGCAGTGGTAATGCGCAAGTCGTATGGCGGAGCGTACATAGTGATGGACTCGAAACACATGGGCAACGACCTCATGCTGGCGTGGCCAAGCGCGGAAATCGCCGTCATGGGCGCTAAACAAGCCAGCGAGGTGCTGCACCGCCGAGAAACTCCAGAACGCCGGGCCGAATTAGAGCGTGAGTACGAAGAGCGCCTGCTCAACCCCTATGTGGCAGCTGAACGTGGTTCCATCGACGCCGTAATCGAACCTCGCGAAACCCGTACCGAACTTATCTACGCCTTAGAAGCACTAAACACCAAGAGAGAACTTCTTGTTGGTCGCCCTCATGACAACACACCGTTGTAG
- a CDS encoding LysR family transcriptional regulator — MDLKQLAALVAVHETGGFSAAARALYTVQSNVSSHVSRLEKELGATLVDRTSGALTEEGLAVVGRARRIQDELEAIVSDVASLGDEITGNARIGVIGTVGRWLVPRLVDAVHREHPGVRMVVLDATTTSLLPMVESHEIDFAIVNIPVLNVELLTESLFSEDRVLVTPIDHPLAECDSVELATLAEYELLLPPAGTLFRDELDDAATRIGVELKSKAEVDGMRLLASLAFQGFGAAVIPSGAAPAWVGGEWTVAAIQGLEPRSVGIVRRRKGRLSMAAEAVRHQIHEVVASQLEQRAGIHPVTELPAKKHSG, encoded by the coding sequence ATGGATCTAAAACAGTTGGCCGCATTGGTAGCCGTGCACGAAACCGGTGGCTTCTCAGCCGCGGCTCGTGCCTTATACACAGTACAGTCAAATGTCTCGTCTCACGTGTCAAGATTGGAAAAAGAACTCGGTGCCACCTTGGTTGACCGCACGAGCGGAGCCCTCACCGAGGAAGGTTTGGCGGTTGTTGGCAGAGCGCGACGGATTCAGGACGAACTGGAAGCCATCGTCTCTGACGTGGCATCTCTTGGTGATGAAATAACTGGCAATGCTCGCATTGGTGTGATTGGAACGGTGGGGCGATGGTTAGTGCCTCGCCTGGTCGATGCCGTCCATCGTGAACATCCCGGCGTTCGGATGGTGGTTCTGGATGCCACGACCACCTCATTATTGCCAATGGTTGAATCGCATGAGATCGACTTTGCCATCGTCAACATTCCTGTGTTGAACGTGGAGCTTCTCACCGAGTCATTATTTAGCGAGGATCGTGTTCTGGTCACGCCAATTGATCACCCCTTAGCCGAGTGTGATTCAGTGGAGCTAGCCACACTGGCCGAATATGAGCTACTGCTTCCTCCAGCTGGCACCCTGTTTCGTGACGAACTCGACGACGCTGCAACTCGGATAGGGGTGGAGTTGAAATCGAAGGCCGAGGTCGACGGTATGCGACTACTAGCGTCCCTCGCCTTCCAAGGCTTTGGAGCGGCAGTGATTCCATCGGGCGCTGCGCCAGCGTGGGTAGGTGGTGAATGGACTGTAGCCGCCATTCAAGGCCTAGAACCGCGTTCGGTGGGTATAGTGAGGCGTCGCAAAGGCCGACTTTCCATGGCCGCCGAGGCAGTTCGGCATCAGATCCACGAGGTGGTAGCTAGCCAGCTTGAACAGCGAGCCGGTATTCACCCCGTAACCGAGCTGCCAGCTAAAAAGCACTCTGGCTAG